From a region of the Solanum stenotomum isolate F172 chromosome 2, ASM1918654v1, whole genome shotgun sequence genome:
- the LOC125854694 gene encoding cyclin-L1-1-like: protein MIYTAIDTFCVTEEELINSPSRKDGIDELRETALRIQGCNLIQESGILLRLPQSVMATGQVLFHRFYCKKSFANFNNVKIVAATCIWLASKLEEIPRKTRHVCNVFRRMECKRENLVEWKYIDLKTELIIETEIHVLREIGFICHVEHPHKFVLIYIAILEITCPELKQEAWNLANDSLRTTLCVRFKSEIVACGVIYAAARRFQVPLPENPPWWIAFDADKHGIDEVCRVLAHLYDKINLEFKIYVFPLQLL from the coding sequence ATGATTTACACGGCAATAGACACATTCTGTGTAACAGAGGAGGAGCTTATAAACTCGCCTTCTCGAAAAGATGGAATCGATGAACTTAGAGAAACAGCATTACGAATTCAAGGTTGTAATCTGATTCAAGAAAGCGGGATTTTGCTCAGATTACCTCAATCTGTAATGGCCACTGGACAAGTATTATTTCATCGATTTTATTGCAAGAAATCATTCGCAAATTTTAACAATGTGAAGATAGTTGCTGCTACTTGTATTTGGCTAGCATCAAAACTCGAAGAAATTCCAAGAAAAACTAGACATGTATGTAACGTTTTCCGCAGAATGGAATGCAAGAGAGAAAACTTAGTTGAATGGAAATATATTGATTTGAAAACAGAGCTAATCATCGAAACAGAGATACATGTTTTGAGAGAGATTggatttatttgtcatgttgaaCATCCACATAAAtttgtattgatttatattgCGATTCTTGAAATTACATGTCCAGAATTGAAACAAGAAGCATGGAATCTTGCAAATGATAGTTTGCGCACAACATTGTGTGTAAGATTTAAGAGTGAAATTGTAGCTTGTGGAGTTATATATGCTGCAGCTCGTAGATTTCAAGTGCCATTACCAGAGAATCCTCCTTGGTGGATAGCATTTGATGCAGATAAGCATGGTATAGATGAAGTTTGTAGAGTTCTTGCTCATCTTTACGATAAgataaatttagaatttaaaatttatgtgtttCCGCTTCAACTtttgtaa
- the LOC125856349 gene encoding uncharacterized protein LOC125856349, which yields MGSLMAGWDSPVSDPQAMKFRKNKSLTKGEIDAYWRSKKLIEEEHQKYISTLSPRSQNQANIVFEEATKTAEESLSNLENQESLDQLIKKNGWWISSNWAHLNEPPVKEPEGAAYKYVSQFHVANMATGSNTKPGPTGINA from the exons ATGGGTTCTCTTATGGCAGGTTGGGACTCTCCTGTTTCTGATCCTCAAGCTA TGAAATTCCGAAAAAATAAGTCATTAACAAAGGGAGAGATAGATGCATATTGGAGATCCAAAAAACTAATAGAAGAAGAGCATCAAAAATATATCTCTACGTTATCCCCTCGAAGCCAAAATCAG GCAAATATTGTATTTGAGGAGGCAACTAAAACAGCGGAAGAAAGTCTTTCTAATTTGGAAAATCAGGAGAGTTTAGATCAACTAATCAAGAAAAATGGATG GTGGATAAGTAGCAATTGGGCACACTTAAATGAGCCACCAGTGAAAGAACCAGAAGGTGCAGCTTACAAATACGTGTCACAATTTCACGTAGCCAACATGGCTACTGGATCCAACACTAAACCCGGTCCGACCGGAATCAACGCTTGA